A DNA window from Pleurodeles waltl isolate 20211129_DDA chromosome 12, aPleWal1.hap1.20221129, whole genome shotgun sequence contains the following coding sequences:
- the LOC138267067 gene encoding olfactory receptor 1f45-like: MKIRNQSSATEFLLLGFQSSPEQQILLFFIFFSMYTVILLGNLTIFIVIRTDSRLHTPMYFFFSILACVDVCFTSMTMPKLLVDLLSVKRTISFSACIAQLNFFVSFGNMDSFMLGIMGFDRYMAICHPLHYVQVMTTRFCVSLVSCTWVIVSLHASVHSVLASKLVYCDSNEIHHYFCDIPPLLKLSCSDTTINELVLSTETTAIVLAPLLCIVISYGQIAIVIIKIKSSQGRKKAFSTCFSHLTSTTLFYGPVLFTYVRPSSVYSLDKGIWISVMYCMVTSMLNPFVYSIRNNDVKEAFKKLRGTLISSQ; this comes from the coding sequence ATGAAGATAAGAAACCAGAGCTCTGCCACAGAATTCCTCCTCTTGGGCTTCCAGAGTAGCCCAGAGCAGCAGATccttcttttcttcatcttcttctctatGTATACAGTCATCTTACTTGGAAACCTGACAATATTTATTGTCATCAGGACagactctcgacttcacacaccAATGTACTTTTTTTTTAGCATCCTGGCCTGTGTAGATGTTTGTTTCACATCTATGACAATGCCAAAGCTGTTGGTGGACCTCCTATCTGTGAAGAGGACCATATCTTTCTCTGCCTGCATTGCCCAGTtaaatttttttgtttcatttggcaatatGGACAGTTTCATGTTGGGAATAATGGGGTTTGATCGTTACATGGCAATTTGTCATCCATTACATTATGTGCAGGTTATGACAACGCGGTTCTGTGTATCACTTGTGAGCTGTACCTGGGTGATTGTCTCTTTACATGCATCAGTGCATAGCGTCTTAGCATCCAAATTAGTCTATTGTGACTCTAATGAAATCCATCACTACTTTTGTGATATCCCACCTCTTCTAAAGCTATCCTGTTCAGACACCACAATTAATGAGCTTGTTCTCTCCACTGAGACCACTGCAATTGTGTTAGCTCCCTTACTTTGTATTGTAATTTCTTATGGTCAGATCGCTATAGTCATTATCAAAATTAAGTCCTCCCAAGGAAGGAAGAAAGCCTTTTCCACCTGTTTCTCCCATCTAACATCCACAACCCTTTTCTATGGGCCAGTACTTTTTACATACGTTCGTCCATCCTCAGTCTACTCACTTGATAAGGGCATATGGATAAGTGTAATGTATTGCATGGTGACTTCTATGCTGAACCCATTTGTTTACAGTATCAGAAATAATGATGTCAAAGAGGCTTTTAAGAAGTTGAGAGGTACATTGATAAGTTCTCAATAA